TGAACTGGGCAGCAGCTCAAATCtcaatttagttatttttagctTTCGCTGGTGCCGCATGATTCAGAGAGGTCAGCCAAACATTTCTATGGCAGAGATATGCCCAGAACATGGGGCTCTTGTTCTTTATCCCTAAGAGAGATGTTTGCTCCATTGGTGTCATCTCTGTTTGGCCCTGTCCCAGGAGACAGCGTGGTTTTCCAAACAATCTTGTCATCAGGACTTCCACATTTCACGGGAGGAAGTAAAGAAAGgagtggaagaagaaagaaaggaacagagagaaggagggatggaggaaggcaGACACAGTAAATGCTCACTAGATATTTGTTGACTAAAGGAGGGAGTGAGTCTGGGATCGTTAGCTCTATGTAATAAATGAGAACCTGAGGTTCAGAAAGGTTCAAGAGCTTACTAGGGAACACAGCAACGGGGCCCAGATTTGATCTCCGGTTTTAGAGTCCAGTTCCACTTCTTTTTCCTACACCTAGGAGACTGGTCCACCTGGTGCTAGCCAAATACCCATCTTCAAGGAGAAAAGGGACTTATGACAGAAGGTCAATCCATGCACTGCTTCCTCCATCAGGAAAATCCTGCtaagaaaaaaatgctaaccaAACTAAAGAGTGTGCTTAACGACTACTCCGTGTTCTAGTGAAAGTTCCTAAACTCCTTACAAATAATAATTCACCAACTGGcagctggtccatggaccacacaGTACTGCAACTTGAACTCCCTTGAATGCTAGCCTCACCGCATGGCTTTAACCTGTGTGTCTGTTTCATTTCAGAGGCTCTCAATGTCCAGATGGAGCCCTCAAGCACCCCGGGGTCCACCACGTTTTATGATTATGATCCTCAGAGCTTTCTGTGTGAGAAGCAGAGCTTCACCTTCGCCACCTTCAGCACCACCATCCTCTACTGCCTGGTGTTTCTCCTCAGCCTGGCGGGCAACAGCCTGGTGTTGTGGGTCCTGGTGAAGTACGAGAGCCTGGAGTCCCTCACCAATGTCTTCATCCTCAACCTGTGCCTCTCAGACCTGGTGTTCTCCTGCTTGCTGCCTCTGTGGACCTTGGAATACCACTGGGGCTGGTTGCTAGGCGACTTCTTCTGCAAGCTCTTCAACATGGTCTTCTCCGTCAGCCTCTTCAACAGCATCTTCTTCCTGACCATCATGACCATCCACCGCTACATGGCGGTGGTGcgccccctctcctccctgcgcGTCCACACCCTCCGCTGCCGCGTGTCGGTGACCACAGCCGTGTGGGCAGCCAGCGTCCTGTCCTCCCTCCTCGATGCCCTCTTCCATAAAGTGTTTCACAACTCGGACACTTCACGCTGTGATTATTCAGAACATAAGTGGTTCCTGGCCTCGGTCTACCAGCACAAcgtcttcttcctgctgtccacGGGGATTATCCTGTTCTGCTACGTGGAGATTCTCAGGACTCTGTTCCGCTCGCCGTCCAAACGCCACCACCGGACCGTCCGGCTCATCCTCACCATCGTGCTGGCGCAGTTCCTCAGCTGGGCGCCCTACAACCTGATCCTGCTCCTGCAGACGCTGCTGAGCCTGGGGGTCATTCAGAGCTGCCGGGTCAGCCAGCAGCTGGATTACGCCTTGCTCGTCTGCCGCAACATCGCCTTCTCCCACTGCTGCTTCAACCCGGTGCTCTACGTCTTCGTCGGGGTCAAGTTCCGCCGACACCTCAAAAGTCTGCTCCGCAGCTTCTGGCTCTGCCGACCCCAGGCGCCCAGCCTCTCCCCGGCGCCTCACTCCCCAGGCGCCTTCCGCTACGAGGGCGCCTCCTTCTACTGAAGGGGGAGTTGGGTGCTGCAGGGTGAACGGACCGGACCGAGGGGCTGCGTGCGGCGGGAGCCAGGAGAAGGGGTGCAGGAAGCGGTACTGCAGAAGGTGCAATGTTGGGGGCGCTACGGCTGCAGGCGTGGGGGCGAAAGAAACGCATTACCCGCGGGGGTCCTATGTGCCCCCTTTTCGGCAGAAATGTAGCTTCCCCACCTGGAAATTTTATATTGCTATCAAGAAAACATTTCTTGGATTCTGAGTTTATTATTCATTCCTTCGTTTATTTAGACATGGATTTCTTATCATTGCTTTGTTCAGGAGGGTCCGAAAACACGTACGGGTTCCCAGGAAGGAGGACCCTTCAGGACTAGATGGGGGCGCAAACTCCTTGCGCGCGATGACCGCGCAGATGCAGGCTGCGGGTCAGAGGCTCTCCCTCCCGCTGCCGGCGGTAGTGTCGCCCCAGCTGATTTCGGGGAGCATTGGTTCTTGATTCTGTGCCCCTCAGTGATGACTGGGTGAGGTTGTCTGCAGGACAGAAGTAACCATATCCTCAAATAAGCGCAGTCAGAACGAAATCCGGATTCTAAACACCCACAACCAGACTGGCGACGTGTTCTGTATCACAATTCCCGTTTCTAGCACATGAACCGGCACTTGCATATTTAGTTCAGAAATCTTTTATGGAAAAGATGATTCGGTAAGTGCTTCCTTCTGCATG
This window of the Saccopteryx bilineata isolate mSacBil1 chromosome 10, mSacBil1_pri_phased_curated, whole genome shotgun sequence genome carries:
- the XCR1 gene encoding chemokine XC receptor 1 is translated as MEPSSTPGSTTFYDYDPQSFLCEKQSFTFATFSTTILYCLVFLLSLAGNSLVLWVLVKYESLESLTNVFILNLCLSDLVFSCLLPLWTLEYHWGWLLGDFFCKLFNMVFSVSLFNSIFFLTIMTIHRYMAVVRPLSSLRVHTLRCRVSVTTAVWAASVLSSLLDALFHKVFHNSDTSRCDYSEHKWFLASVYQHNVFFLLSTGIILFCYVEILRTLFRSPSKRHHRTVRLILTIVLAQFLSWAPYNLILLLQTLLSLGVIQSCRVSQQLDYALLVCRNIAFSHCCFNPVLYVFVGVKFRRHLKSLLRSFWLCRPQAPSLSPAPHSPGAFRYEGASFY